One Apium graveolens cultivar Ventura unplaced genomic scaffold, ASM990537v1 ctg3388, whole genome shotgun sequence genomic window, tgagtgctagatcatggtcatggtatgtttgtttgtcgaggtttaatcgcttgtttatatttataatttaggatattctcttaataataaattaacatggatattttaaaaattggatttcattgctagttgtgtggctaggtgtcaaatggctagtagccggctcatatttatatgagtagtctagggttgagcgagatggagcgaaatacactcgttcagaaatttgtgagaaaaagaaaaaaaaaagaaaaaaaatattttagtgttatgtataattgatcacgagtgggctctttagtactcgagtattaagttcttaggggactttgtacctagtgacctaagatttttatagtctgggatctgctaacctaacgttcgctacatgggtactattgtataagtcttttgtggacctcactcattgcacggtcaaataagcatattcgtgttgttttgttgtgaataaaagcgtgaatccatgtaaaactccgaAATAAGgattgaagtgttataagttattttgagtctagctattattttatctataaacttgcgattgctttgatgagtagtgagtcatgattataGGAGTCGTGTGAGTTTAGTCGGGATTTGCTTGACTAATTGGATGAATGGGTGTTGAGTggtatttatgacactttattacgctccgtaaagctttgaattggtgtatttatacttaagttggtgttttaatatgttttctagtatttttgtaTTTTCATGCATTCTTCAGGTAattaggtgaattagcattgttttggtgctaattaggtgttaggaaggtgttggaataaaagctcatggaaGACCAGCTCAAATCAGCAAGGAAAAATTAAGAAGTCGGAATTTTAATCAGGtggtcagcgcgcccgcgctgtgataacgcgcggccgcgcccaaagtccagaagcccagcgcgcccacGCTGTTAAAGCGTGCGGCCGCACCAGGTCGAGAAAAGAAATCCTGATTATATTAGacttttgatccagaagacttctactctgcatgagggtactatatatacataaataagctTGTTTTTTAAAGGAGAcataccagagcacaaggagaaggtgtaagaagaccgttttagcacaattcaaccaaggcgaagaagatctagttttaacttgtgattctttgtttaagttataacgttagatgctagttttcttattttttgaatctatactcttgtttcgtactttgtttattattcgtttataaagactacgtttattataccatgctttcatcgaaacccacgttgatgatgtgtccgatcatgggctaatcgttatcgtggggttctagcggatttatttatggatttctttaattgatttgtttcgataccttagtgtgtggtgattgtatgataatctagtattggttgtgcttattcgtcttatgaacgtcacgaacttataagatattgtgttaattcttaatgatgcgaaagtgaatttaagggtttagaacttgccatgctagcataggttcatgtgttattgttatgcatgattcgtaggtaattttaactatcttacttgccctatgtaatcacggtagataacttgtgcattaacccgttatgttgtcaaattctatagacatatagggtctcaatataattggtgtctattcagcttctatctcttttgtggatgtctagtagtatggtattcgtacaacgaaagttgtcGTTTATCAGtctcgtgttatctgattagtatcatcaccattacatgctaaggttaagaacgaaaaggctattgaatgaagtatttaatgaagttagaatcccatgtttgtcatatatattaattcaaccattgttattctcttagttataattgttagcttaagtttagttaaaacaatctcaacttgttatttgtcttagcattggataataaccatatcattgttgcataagtgcatattCTTAATCAACCAAAGAGTCTATGTGGGGACGAATTTGATCTAAATCTTGtactacttgcgaacacgtatacttgcgtgtattttagcgcgtgtttagcgactaacaatgGGAAGATGGGTTTGGGATTCATTGGTCAAAAAACCCTAACCCTAGTCATGTAACTTGTTCCCCAAGAATTACATGAGGCTTATCCCcataaatagggtacgtaggcacttgtatgagacattaGTTGTCACTTGAGAAAAAACAATACAAGCTCATCCATAGCCATACACAACCCTATTATGCGGTTGTGGTAGAATACCAGTAAACTGTTGAAGGATATTAGTAATGAACTTAAGTAATGCCTTCACATCTTGCATTTGTAAAGTCAAACCTTCAATTTGGTCATCAATATTATGTAATCtctcattattttcttcaatatGTTATAGAGCCGATTGTTTACTTCACTAGCATTGACCATTGTGTGGAACTAAGGGttgttttaaaattgatttattgGAAGAATTGAATGAAATTGAAACCTTGGCAATAGAGAAGTAGTGGCCTAATTTTTTGGATCACGTATAAGGTGGTCGACAAACTTCTGAAAAAAGTTGAATTATGTAATTGGGCAGGTCGGTCACGATGGCTTTTGGTAGTTGTTGGTGGCTGCTGGAGGCTGGTGGCGGCTGTCTGGTGACTAGTGGCGGCTGGATGCTGCCGGTGGTTGGTGAAGGAACGGTGGCTGATGGTGGGTGAAAGAACAGTGGCTGACTGGCTTTGATACCACTTCATAGGGGATTGAGGCTGATATGAATGGTAGTGGGGCCTGAGGGTGGGCCCCAAGGATGGGTTAAACTGGGGCCGGGTGGGGCCAGCGGGGCCAGGATGGGGCCTACTTGGGACCATTAGGGTCTATTTTGCATGTCGGGGCCGATCTGAGATTATGATTCGAGCCTTGATTGGGCTTAGTGGGCCCGGGGTGGATTTTGGGAGGCCGTAAGTAGGCCCCTGATAGGTTATGTAATCTAGGAGGTGGGTGATGTGTTGTTTCTCTTGATTTACATttaagtttctattttaattatttttatttgatcatttgcatatatatataaatctactttcttttattaaaataaaataataatataattaaaattatactAGAATATTCTAAAAAGTGGGCTTTCAAAGCCTATTACATTGTTTCCCGTACTTTATTTGGGCTTTTTGACCCAGTGTCCTGCATCATACATGAATGGGAAGAAGGAATAGAAGATGGAATAATCGGGAGAAGGTGGAGAAGAATATATTAACATTATAATAGTCATTACGTagtttttaaaatcaaaatttgaaTAAACATTCATGAGATTCAAAAACATATTCTTAAAATTCATAAGATCCAAAAGTAAATTctaaacttttcttcaagatttttttaaaattttcaaacaAATTGTTGTTtgtatttaattttataaaagcactatgaaaataaaaaaaacatttATACCATTTTCagtttcaaaattaatttttaaaaaaaggtTCCCTTGTGCCATTTTCAAGATAACCAGCgtacacacatatatatttaaaaattattttataattaatttaaaatttaccCTAAATTATACTTCCTCCGTATCTAAAAACGTTTCCTATTTAtgttggacacgtttgccaatgcacacttttaattgttaatatctttaatttcgtattagtataaatataaaaatttcactgtattaaaatactaataaatacgaatccaaagagatcactcatgactatatttgatattatagattagagGTAAATTAATAGTTAATCGCCTACCATGAACAATACCAAAAGTCAAAAACGAAACGTTTAACGGGACGGAGGGAATATCTAACATAAATTATGTGGATATATATGTAATACTCagttttaatatatattttttattagtAGTAACTGATCACCGGAGGTCTAGTgctttataaatttaaatatattcaaaattttaGTTGAAATATTTTTACCACGTGAAAAATATGTTATAATTTGTTTAAATGAGAACTCTAACATCGAAATATAAATATTTGATCATTTCTTTTGAACGACTTcatgattttaaatatttttctatAATATATCAATTCTTTAATAGtaataaattttttaaagatGATATAATATCAGTCCTATAATATTAGTACATTTTTTTGTACCCATactttcatttataccaaacTCGTATCGGAAACATAAAATATTACATTTCACACTCTGTGTTGGTACCTTGTATTGCATTGCATTGGATTTCAAACTCATATTATCAATACGACTAAGACTAccatataatataataatattatacACCTCCCAAATGAAGAATTGTTGCTAGAAGTCTAGAATTTAAAAACTAATTATAAAACCAATTCATTTTTCACAGGTTCGCAAATTAGTGCCCATAGATAAATCCCCTAGTTCCCTCACAGTTAAAGGATACATACCTAAATAATGATAAACGCTATACATGGACCGAAAAGAATAAAAATCCCAAATATCACTATTTACTGTTTAGATACAAATGACAATATCACTTTCACAAATAATGATTTAGTCCTAAATGACACTTGAAAATAAAGTTTGAAAAAACGTTACTTATATATACTCAAGTCGCAACTTCTGTTGCccttttttgtttttgtttttttttttaatttattactCCACTTTAATTTATGTTTTGAGACCCTAGACAATATTTGATGTTACATTTTTGACACTAAAACACAACTTAAAAATATTcttttttaattaatattttatattttcataCTTATTTATCggttttcaaaaatattaaaattttaaattaattttttaaaatacaaGCGTGGACCCTAATTTAACAAATTTTAAAACTTTAGGGTTCAACAATTCCCCGTTTGGGTCTTAGGAATgtttagaaaataaataaattaattaagtccTAGACCCTAGAGTTTAGGGCTACTAAACCCTGGAAATCAAATTCTAATTATTAACTGTGTTTAATATTTTAAGATTCATTGATTCTTAgtttgaattttaaaaatattaaaatatttctatatatgaataaaatacgAACAAAACACCTCTTATAATTACGTTTTCAGcttaaaaacaaaataatataacaTTTTGCATAAACAAAACAGTTTTAAAAAAGTGCAAAACTCATGTTGAATTATAGTTGATGTACAAAACAAGAATTCAAGTACCGTTTTgccttttttaaaaaaatggcTAAAAACGAAAGACGAAGTTGATATTTTCTACCAAAACTCACTTTGAAGTTAGTTGCGTTTTCATATTCTGAAAAAACTAAAAAAAGAAGAAATGGAAGACGCATTCGCATTTTTGTCAAAAAATTAACGGCAACCGATTCTCGGTTTTGGAGTGACATTTGGAGTTATGCTTTCCCAAAATGACATTGACGGTTATTCTCACATTTGAGACCAACACCCAACTAAAAATCCTACAAAAATCAAGACAAAAATGGATTGAGTTTTCGGAAACAGCgagaataattaaaatatattcaTTACATACCTGGGGCAATGTTCTCATAATGGTGGTTCTCAACAAGTAAGTTGTTTCTAAGAGCACTAGAAATACTTGATTCTTTATATCCCAATAGTCTCTTAAGTCTTAACAATCTTTAAGATATAGAATGCCAGAACGTAAACTTGCAAGAAAGTCTGTCATAGTGAGTGCCTACAAATTATCAAACAAGATTGAGGAAAAAACAGAAAacatcagttaaatgaacttTAATATGGATCATGCATTCCATATTCACTGACAAATATAATAACATGCAAATTGCAAAATAACTTCTCTTCCAAAGTATCTATTTGGTGACTTCCATCTTTCACATCAAGGGGCTATTATCACAAGCATCAAGGGGCTATTATCACaaacatatataaacataaaacTCTCTGCTTATAAAGATGGAAAAAGGCTTCTAAGTTAAAGGGAATGAGAGACAGTGAATCTAGGATAGATCAATTTAATGTGTTACCAACTCCTCTGAATCATGAATCCATTAAATGTTTAACATGCATTATCGGAAACTAATTTTGCCAAAGCCACAAGTTCAACAATCAAGTGTGAAGTGTCAACACTATACTCAATCAGAGCAGAAAATAAAGGGCAATACTGGCATTATCAAATAAAGAATAAATATAAATTTACCTTAATGCTATCCATGTCAAAAGTAAGATTCTTTTCGTTACCAACTCCTGAAAGCATATCTGCAAACGGCCAATAATAATTCTTCTATAGATCCAATCCACTTTCCAAACCAATCATGTAATGTTATAATCACATTCTCCAACTCAGGAACTTCAAACACGATGGATAGGATATTAAGACACGTGAAATTGCAGAGTTTTGGTGCCAAAACCTTATGTACCATCACTAGAATCATAACAGTGGACCTTGATATACAGGCTCTGGACAAAATATTTAATGATGTCATTCCATGTCCGACCTTGTTAAAGAAATTGCGAGACTTCTTAGACTGACAAGTGTAAACAAGATGTCACTCATACAAATGGGAAATTCTACATCATCTAGTTCTAGACCTGATAAAGCGGAGATGTTCCAAATTCTTTGGGGCAATTTTTTACACCAAGCCAGATGGAGAGTTCTTAAATGAGGCAAAATCAAAGAGAAAAATGATTTTGACAGATCCCAATCATTAAGACAGAATTCTTAAGGCAGGCAAACAAGTCAAACATGATTCAGGTACCTTATAATGTACATCCAAATGAAACTTTGAACACCGGAGGAGGGCACTTTAAATGGAAGTTGTTAAGCGGAGAAATCCCAATGATCTGATCATGCAAATTCTTTAAGTTTGACAGGCAAAGTGAGTATCTTTAACGAGTTTTGAACACCGGAGGTGGGCACTTCAAATGGAAAGTTGTTAAAGCGGAGAAATCCCAATGATCTGATCATGCAAATTCTTTAAGTTTGACAGGAAAAGTGAGTATCTTTAACGAGCTAGAGTACAAGGAGTGTATTCCTCTGTATATTCTTTTGCAGAAAAGTTCATGCTTTACCATCAAACCATACTCACATATTTTTCAAGCAGGATAACTTAAAACTTGAATCTCTCTCTGATTTGTGTATCCAAATTGAACAATGTGCTATAAATACTATTCCTAAATGGGTGAGAGCAATCTCCAGCTATAAATACATTATTTTTTCCTTCCACTTCAATCCAACTGCTTCCAGCAGACTTCTTTAATTCTCTCGCCTTCATTAACTTCCTCGTCTCCAGCACGCCATCCCATCTACCATTTGCAGCATATAAGTTTGACATCACAACATAGTTACCGATATTGTTAGCTTCCATCGCAAAAAGACGGTCCACCACATTACATCCTATTTCCACTTGATGGTGATTTCTGCAAGCACCCAATAATGCTCCCCATATATTAGCATTGGCTTCAACTGGCATTCTAGTCACAAAAGAATATGCATCTTTTACTCGACCTGCTCGAGCAAGGAGATCCACCACACACCCATACTGCTCCATTGTAGGTTCAAGCCTATGCAGTTTTTCTATTGAATCAAATATTTTGAACCCTTCATTCATAAGGCCAGCATGGCTGCAAGCAGATAATATTGTGGTTATAATAACATGATCTGGCTTTATCCCCAACTCGAGCATGTTAGAGTACACTCCTAAAGCTTCGGATCCCATACCGTGCATGGCATATCCTCCAACCATAGCAGTAAACATAACTAGGTCTTTCTTCGAAGCAGACTTGAAAAGATTATATGCACTTCTTATATTTCCACATTTTGAATATAAATCTATAAGAGTACccagcaagtgagcatcatcaaAACAAGCACGGACAACATATCCATGGCACTGCTTTAAGAGGTGAATTGATGCAATTTGAGAACAAACAGGAAGGATGCTCATAACAGATAAGGCATCAGGCTTCAATCCACTATTTTGTAATTCGAGAAACAGGGAGAGCGCTTTACTATGATGATCATTTTCAGCATAAACTCTGACCATCAGATTCCAGGTGGTCAGATCCCTTTCAGACATAGTTCTAAATATCATGTGTGCATTGTCATGTGAACCACAATTCACGTATCCTGAGATCATTGAATTGCACGTGACCACATTCCGGTTCTCAGATAACATTTCAAACATACTTGACGCATACAGCATATTACCACATTTACCATATGCATCAATCAGTACATTCCTAAGATTAAGTTGTGTGTTACCTAGCAATATATAAGCTTTGATTGAATAACCATGAGCTTCCTTAACTTTATCCACTCTAAAAAGAGCAGCATAAAGCTGAACTGTACTTGTTATAGTGATAGAATCTGGCGTTATCCCTTCCCTAAACATCCATTTAAAGACGTTTACAAACTCAGTTTCAAGTCCACTTTCTGCAAAGGCGTCAAGCATGGCATTCCAAGATATCAAGTCTCTCTTACTGATCGATATAAATATCCTATATGCTGCTTTAATATCATTACATTTTGCGTAAAAGGAAATTAGGGCATTTCCAACTGCTGTATCCTCTACCAGGCCAGGATGCCGTGCAATATAACCATGAATCTGCTTCCCTACTTTCATGTTGCATAAATGGGAACAAGCAGGAAGAATGCTAACTAGAGTTACATGATCAGGTTTTAATGCAGCAACAGACGTGAAATCATGAAACAACTCGAGTGCTTTCAGTGACTCTCCATTTGATGAATATCCAGCAATGAGTGAATTCCATGAGACTAAATCTCTTAATTTCATTCTTGCAAAAAGGCAGTCCGATTTATTCATTTGTCCAGTTCTCGAGTAGAAACCCATCAAAGCATTAGTTACAGAAATATTATCCATTAGTTCTGGCCGATGTAATACATAACTGTGGATCTCTTTTCCGAAACGATGAGCAGCATTCTCTTCTAAACCAGCACAAACAGGAAGAATATTGGCAATAGTTGCATAATTTGGTACAGCAGACTCTTTTAGCATCCAGCAGAAAAGTTTAAATGCCTCTCCTGTGAATTTGTTTTCTGCAAACCCTGAAATCATAGCATTCCATGAAACAACATCTTTTTCAGTGATAATATGAAACATGTCAATTGCATCATCACAGATAAGACCAGATTTTGCATACATAGAGACCAGCGAATTTCCTACCAGGGTATCTGATTCTAATCCATTTTTTATCGCATAAGAATGTACACTCCTCCCTGCACCCAGAGCTCTTGCACGAGCACAAACAGGAAGAATGATAGCAATAGTGACAGGGATAGGTTTAAGGTCCTCAGCAGTATGCATTTTGAAAAATAATCTCATCACCTCACTGTCATGAATCCGGGACCCTGAAAACCCAGATAAAACAATGTTCCAGGTCACTGCATCATTGATTTTATTTTGCCTGAACAGTTTTACGCAGTCATCAAAAACATTACATTTAGCATACATGTTAAGAAGCGCCTTGCGGACAAAGTGGCAGGAAATATGACCTAGCTTAACAACCTGACTGTGAAGGCTTTTCCCTAATTTAATGTCTGAAATAGCAGCGCATGACTTGAGCATGGTGGAAACAACATGATGTTCTGTATTATACCCGGCTGAAAATCGTAGGGAGAAACCATCATTCATAGTGCCTAAAATCGATGTCACCCGTTGATAAAGTTATTCTCTATATTAGCGTGTACCATATATACCAAGTTAAACATAATATGCGAAACAATGAATTATGTGGAATAACATCATTTACAAAAAAACATGATTCATGAGGACGCAACAGCAGTCTCTACAACAAATCGGTTTTAGTATGGAAGAGTTCATTCACATATTAAAGTAGAACAGAAAATAGCGGATTGTTGCATACAAATTAAGCTGAGAAACAAATAGGGTGTATTATGTATGTATTAAAAAAACCAAGTATAAAGGATGAGACCAGAAGCCAGTTAGAAATATTTAAACACGTAGCCTTCCGATCTAGTAGAAAATAGTAGAATGATAGAAGGACAAAACTAGGAGGCCTTTGAATCATGAGATTTTAATTAGGATAATGGGAATGGAAATGAGATTCTAATCCGTTTTTGTGTCAAAATCTCACTCCAATTAACCAGGTTATAAAATCCTATTATCGAACAATAGCAAAAACTAAAGGTTCGTTATATATTCATCAAGTTATATCATAATAACTGGTCAAACAAAATTCGATCATTCCAACAGGAGCTTATAGACTTTCAGTCCAAATTCGACTTTGCTGTCTAAGTCGATTGCTAGGAGATATACTTCAGGGGAATCAGTGTTCAAAATTAGAACATGAATATATTTGTTGTTTAAACATGAAAATTACACTACACAGTACACACAAGCACAAAGCTACTGTGATCAATAATTTCAATTAATATAGTTAATATTTATACATATTCGTATAAAGCTACTAATTATGACGAATAATTGAGCAAAAAAGTGAAGCAACTGCTGTAATTGAGTAGAAATTGGTACCTGTAGAATATATCGATTAGGAACTTAATTTTCCGATCAAGCCGCCGGCGAAGCAATTGCTTACATTTGGGGGGTCAAAATGGGCTGAGTTGGGAAAAAATTAAAAGGTTTTtggaaaaataatattattacaCTAAGTATGTTACTCCTAATAATTACATTTGGGGGGTCACTATGCAGAATTCCATTACGTACAACTTGCATGTCTACCAGGAGTTTGCCCATAATTACGGAATACCATACCTTGCACACACATTTACATCTCAAAAGATACTTTGCTTCCAACCAGCTTAAGATCTCGGCCAATATTTCTTCAGGAAAAAAAACATTTCTTCTTTATCCAAGAACTACGTTTGCGTCATCTATATTTGGGCCACGTCATTTCCCTCTACAATATTTCTCCGCCTGCTTATTTTCCCTCTAGGGTACACCTTCCCGCTAGAACATCTGGGCttcatcaaatatatataattaaggtTTGGGATTTTAGAATTGAGTGGAGTTTTACAAAAaattacatttatatatatataataattacatttaatatatatatatatataattactaatttaattttatattttaactttatgtaatattaattgtaaaaatttaatatcaaaaagcTGTAAAAAAATCATGTTAACCAATTTTATTAATTacttatattattttttattgtacatttttatataaaaaaatattaaaaattacttggataaaaaattagttaaatattttataatatataaaagtaatgtttgttaactaatttttttcatgatttaaatattataataacatcagtaaatatttttattttatacatatatatatatattatttccacttatatttaagttaaaaaaatattttttattaaaaatttcttttcaaccctttttgataaaacataactattaaaatttgaaaataacaATAAAAACTGTTTTTTGAATATAGCTAATCATTATAACTAATATCACTAAAGCAGAATTtcttacaggttcatcaatttttacaTAATATCTATTTTCTACTAATATAGCTAATGAATATAGCTACTCCCGTCGGAGATGCTCTTAGTTATGGAGTTTAAAAAACTCACCTGTTAGTAAAATAACAATTAAGAAGATCAACACCACAAACAGTGGGTAAACATGCACTTAATGTTAAAAATTAGGTCTTTTCAGAAATTATAGTAAGAAAAAAAAAAGGAATGATATGCAATAGTCAGTACAGCCTTTCCCAAACATGATTGAGCATTCTTTAAATCAAGAACCAAAAGAGCAAGTGCAGTTTTTCTTTAGGCTGAGAGCAGGTGTATTTGAATCTGCAGTCCAAATTAGCAATttagagggagggagggagagagagagagagaggcgaTTAACTCACTAGCGGAAACAAATTAACAGAGTGAATACCACAAGCAACAAACTTTTCTCTATACACATAGTGTAAACATCAAAGAATAACTAAGATGGGGACTGATATGTAGATAGAAAGAAGAATACCTAAAACTAAGTCTGACCAAAATGGAGATTGAAGATGGAGACCGGGGGCACGCAGCTTCTTAATTAGCTTCTTAATTTTGAAGATATGGAGTGAAGATGGAGATGTCATCGAAAATTAGAAGAGATTTGGGAAGATGGCGTTTGATTGGAAATTACAAAATTAGGACTTGCACCTTGTCCCTGGGAAGAGGAGTGTAAAACTGGCCACTCATCACGTAAACAACTTCGtgaatattttttatatatttctttttTAATTAATCTTATGCGGCAGTTGTCAAGGCACGGGCGTATACAACTGTTTAAGAGACATACTTCAACTACGGTAAACTTACATCATACTATACTATGGTTCTAACAAATCGGCACTAATTACTTTAATTACATATTAGGGATTAAtcgataaattggaaattaattgaaaagattaatcggAATAAAAATTagatatattttaatattttaataatatttaatatatttaccttatttattaaGAAATATTGAGTTTGAGACATTAAAAGGAGCGCAAAATGAGAAATAGAAGGGGCTTACGACAATGAATCCATGAACGGGACTTTTTACCGTAAGTCCCATGTGAAGAAGGCTATGGGCTGAGGTATtattgttggggttaaacccaatagaTAGTATGGTCTTGCTaatagaaaacataattgaattgggtaataattgtatgggtagacaattattatcataattgagttgggtaataattgtatgtgttgacaattattattataatgggaatgggtaataattgtatgggtagacaattattattgtaatcagattagttatgtcttgttggctaagtttgtgatggctatatatacataatcaTGTTATTGTCTTaatgtatgcttgagtattgtttgacttaagtatcgcttgagtgaataccgtttggtgagattgattgtattattgataattgttttgattaataatacaagttgggacgtgggttctttccgcgtcatatattgagtgtgtgttttgcattgtttgtttggttctatacttgtgtgtgttccccctaacaattggtatcaagagccaagatTCATGATGGAGAAGGTTAGGGGATTTGAAATTGAATTGTTTAATGGAAGAAACAATTTTACCTTGTGGCAAAGTACGGTAAAAGATCTGTTAATTCAACGATGGTTATATGCGACTATCGGAGGGAAAAAGCTTACTGAAGTTGATGATACAAAGTGGGGAGACATGAAGTTACGTGCGTCATCAACGATCCGGTTGGCCCTTGCACCGGAAATCAAGTATGATGTTCTTGAAGTGGACAATCCCAAGAATTTGTGGGAGAAGTTAACGAAGACTTATCACTCAAAATCTTTGGCCAACAAGTTGTTTCTTAAGAAAGATTTGTTTGggctcaagatggaagaagacggagatttaagag contains:
- the LOC141701129 gene encoding putative pentatricopeptide repeat-containing protein At5g08490 isoform X6 is translated as MTSPSSLHIFKIKKLIKKLRAPGLHLQSPFWSDLVLGSRIHDSEVMRLFFKMHTAEDLKPIPVTIAIILPVCARARALGAGRSVHSYAIKNGLESDTLVGNSLVSMYAKSGLICDDAIDMFHIITEKDVVSWNAMISGFAENKFTGEAFKLFCWMLKESAVPNYATIANILPVCAGLEENAAHRFGKEIHSYVLHRPELMDNISVTNALMGFYSRTGQMNKSDCLFARMKLRDLVSWNSLIAGYSSNGESLKALELFHDFTSVAALKPDHVTLVSILPACSHLCNMKVGKQIHGYIARHPGLVEDTAVGNALISFYAKCNDIKAAYRIFISISKRDLISWNAMLDAFAESGLETEFVNVFKWMFREGITPDSITITSTVQLYAALFRVDKVKEAHGYSIKAYILLGNTQLNLRNVLIDAYGKCGNMLYASSMFEMLSENRNVVTCNSMISGYVNCGSHDNAHMIFRTMSERDLTTWNLMVRVYAENDHHSKALSLFLELQNSGLKPDALSVMSILPVCSQIASIHLLKQCHGYVVRACFDDAHLLGTLIDLYSKCGNIRSAYNLFKSASKKDLVMFTAMVGGYAMHGMGSEALGVYSNMLELGIKPDHVIITTILSACSHAGLMNEGFKIFDSIEKLHRLEPTMEQYGCVVDLLARAGRVKDAYSFVTRMPVEANANIWGALLGACRNHHQVEIGCNVVDRLFAMEANNIGNYVVMSNLYAANGRWDGVLETRKLMKARELKKSAGSSWIEVEGKNNVFIAGDCSHPFRNSIYSTLFNLDTQIRERFKF